In Prionailurus bengalensis isolate Pbe53 chromosome D4, Fcat_Pben_1.1_paternal_pri, whole genome shotgun sequence, the DNA window AGAGCCAGCCACGCGCAGCCTGGAGAAACACGCGGCAGGGACAGGGGGACGGAGCGCCTACGGTGTGCCACGTCTGTGTCCGTTTGGGCCGCGAGCCAACACGTCCCTGCCTTCGTGGCGTTTCCCGTTCTGAGAGGGGCCAGCAAAGCAGGGAGTGTGAGACCAGAGGTGCCTGGAGAAGGGGGAGCAGGGGGTTCCTGGGGTGAGCACGTGGGGTGAGTCAAGGCCCGCAGCAGAGAGGAGGTGAGCCGCGTGGACGTGGGGGACGAGGGGCTTTTCTAGGCAGAGAAAGCGATGACGCAAAAGACGCTTCAAGAGCTGGGAACGGCCTGGGAACGAGGTGCAGTGGGCTAATCTCTCCATTCGCAAATCAGACCCTGTGCACCCACGATTCAGCTCTCCCGGAACAGGGCGCCAGGGGTCCCTCTcgaaaagggagaagaggagggtccCGAGTAGGCGAGAGGTACCGGCAGGCAGAACTCCTCGAAGGCCGGCTTCACGAAGGTGGTGTACTGGGTCAGAATCTGCTCCAGATCCCTCCCGCGGTGCACGTCCCGGAGAACTGGGGCAAGGAGAGGAGGGCGGTGAGGACCGGCGGCCGGCCTCggccaggggcagagaggccCGCGGCCGCCTCACCTCTTCGCGACAGCCTGACGTCGGAGTCCGTGTCCACGAAGAGGCGCAGGTGAAACATGTCGCGGACCTCCTGGCTGTAGAACACCAAGATGCCCTCAAACAGGACCACATCTGCAGGGTAGACCACCGTGGTCTCCGGTAACCTGTGAGGGGAGACCCAGAGATGGGCCCTGCTGGCGATCCGGGGTCCGGGGGGCCCGGGCCCAGTCGGCGTGGAGGGGGACAGATcgcagcgggggaggggtgggcgtGCAGAGAGACCACAGGGCAGGTCAGTCTGTGGACGCCCCGGCGGGGACGTGCTAGctgctccccccaccgccccccccccccccccccccgcaaacagTCCCTCTCCCTGGAACCACTGCTCACCTGGAGTGGGTCACAAAATCATAGGTTGGGACCTCGACGGTTTTGCCCTCCACGATGTTTTTCAGAGTCCTGTGCATCAAATCGTTATCAAAAGCATCTGCGGGGGATAGAACAAAAGGCAAGACTATCTATCCAGGTGCCCTTGTGCCGGGGACGGAGCGACTTCCTCTGCCTCGGGGTCGGCCAGCCACGACCCTCAGGAACATTTTGGACTGGGAGCCGCCCCTGCAGACTACGTTTACGGGGCCGCTGCCCAGGCTCCTGTCCCACACAGAAGTTTGCACCCAGCGATTTCCTGAGTGGCCAGCCCAGGGAGGTAGGTGGGCTAGAAatctacttctatttttttttttttttaatgtttatttagtttgagagacagagcttgagtgggggaggagtagagaaagagggagacacagaatcccaagcaggctcgaggctctgagctgccagcacagagcccgacctggggctcgaacccacaaaccgtgagatcgtgacctgagccgaaggcggacgcctaacgactgagccacccaggcgcccccatctgcTTCCATTTCTGAGAAATAACCACCGACGGACACTCCTCAGGCCTTCCTCCCACGTGTCCcccaagaaagaaagatgggTGCCAGCCACAGGGTGAAGTCTTCCAGCAGTGGCAGGCAAGGGCAGGCCGGCTCTCTCCCCTCATCTATCCACCCCATTTCCACCTGTCCCCTGACCAGACCAGATCAGACCAGAGTCCGCCCTCTGGTTTACCCACTGCTTCCCCTGCTGGCCTCTCAAGGACTTTGgccccagggcaggtggggaaATGCAAAACGCTGTGCACCAAGGACCCCAAACAGCTGGAAGTGTGCATGGATTTCTCCGGGACCCCAGGGGTGGTCCCCTCCACCGAGGCGACTTCCTGGCTGGCTCCAACCAAGGAAGCTGGGAACGCCTGCGGGGCTGCTCGGGGCCCAGGGGGCCAGGCAAATTCCAAGGAAGCACTCGGGCCTCTCTGCATCCCCATCCGACCGTGGAGCCCAGACCCCTTGGcctgtcctcccctgctcccctcagGGTCTTGCGCTGCACCTGGGTGGTCGAAATTGTACTGGCCCTTCAATGCCTTGGCTTTCTGCTCTGCAGTCAGGACCTTGTAGAACCTATCTTGGCTCAGGATGACCAGCTTCCGCTGCCGGTGGTCCACTTCGTTCTGGCCCAGCAGCTCCATGATCTTCTCACACACAGTGGACTGGGAATACACAAACGGGATTCCCGCCTGGACCCGCTCCTCCTGCCACGGGGCGGCCCTTTCCCGGCCGTTTGTGCAGGGAGCTGGCTTCTGGGGACACCGACCCACCAGCCCCCACGGACTGCCCAGCAGGCCGGCGACAGGTGGGGCTGGGCTCGGGGTAGGGCCGCGGGGCACTGGCAGGGGCAGCACGTACTGGGGGCCCCAGAGGAACCAGGCCGGCGGGaaggctgtgggggtgggggcccgagGGCaagcgccccccgccccgcctgccCACCACGGCCGCAGCCCCGCGCCCGCTCCGCCCCCCGCTCCGCCCCCCGCTCCGCCCACACCCTAGAGGGGGGCGCCTTGGCAGCCTCTTCTCTGGCTAGAGGCCGCAACGGGCCGCCCGGAGTCTCAGGGGGCGGGGATCGAGCTGCACGCAGGCCCCGCCGGGCCGCTCAGCCCCTTACCTTCCCGCTCGCGGTGCCGCCGCTCACCCCGATCAGGAAGGGCCGCTGGTGAGGGCGGTCCGCCTCCGGCGCGGCGCCCTCGCAGTCGCCGCCTCCAGCGGAAGCCATCGCGGGCTCCGCTGGCCGGCATCGGGGTCCTCGCTCCCGGCGCCTCCCGGAACCAGCGGGTCTGCTCGCCCCCGCTCGAAGGTCggagacgccccccccccccgggctccaCTTCCGGGAGCCCGGGGACGGGAGCGCGCTGAGCACGGCGGGAGTTGTAGTCCAAGGCAGCGGAGGGCGGCCGCGCATGCGTCAGGCGGGCCGCCCACCGTCGCCGGGGAAACGGAGGCCCGCTGACCTTCGGCGGCGTCCGCGGGAGCCTCTCGCTCCGCCGGTTTGCGGCGAAGGACGAAAGCCGGCAAGTACCGCATTTGGCTGTAGGAGATTCCAGTCGCGGAGCGGCCTCCGCATCAGAGGCGGTGGCCCGGGAAGTTCCCTCCGTCTGCGCCTCAGGTGCCTAGGGGCTTCGGGAATGATCTCCCGAGACTGCAGGCCGGGGTGGGGTCAAGGGGAGCGCCAGGGCCGGCAAGTCAGCTTCCTGAGCCGCGTGGCCAGGGTGGGAAACACCGACTTTACGGCCTCGTGAGCTGTCACCCCGAGAACGCGGTACGGATTCTGCTCCTATCCAGCGTCCTCGCCGGCGCACAGCCTCCCTCACCCCGCGCTCCACACAGGCCAGAGTTTCCTAAAATTCCTCCGATCGCGTCGCTCTTCCCCCAACCCCCGTCTTCAGCGGCTCCCCACCAAGTCTCCTTAACCTCCCCAGCACTTGGTGACAACGATGACTTTTTAGACGCCTGCACTAGGCAGGCTGTGAGCCAAGGAAGCAGACTGGGTACCCCTGTCCCCCTAGTGCCTGGCGCAGAGAAGGCAAACGCTGATGGGCTCAAATGGTCTGTTTCCGCAAGGGATCAAGACTCTCTTTACAGGTCTGGCTCCCCATGCAGCGTGAGCCCCATCATGAGTATTTGATGACAATGAGGTATGAAGCCACAAAGACTACAGCAGGCAAAGTCGCTGTTTAGGTAACTTCAAAAGTACCAGCCGggttggctgggtggctcagtctgttaagcgtccaacttcggctcaggtcatgatctcactgttggtgagttcaagccccacttcgggctctgtgctgacagctcagagcctggaccctgcttgggattctgtgtctccctctctctctgtgcctcccccgttcatgctctgtctctgtctcaaaaacaaataaacgttaaaaaaaaattttttttttttaagtaccaacCCATCTCAGGAGAGGCTGCAGGCAGCTTCTGCTGGTCAGAGGGCAGGGGTGCAAAGGGGACTTGGACAGACTGAAGCCAATGCAGGGACAGGAGAAAGCCACCTCCTCACTGAGAGGAAGGACCTTACACAGGAGCTCAAAGTCAGGAGGACCACTCACCTGCTAACAGTGAGCATGTGGGGTCCGGAGCCGCGCTCTGGGCTGAGAGAGGGGCCAGCCCTTGGGCTCTGCTGAGTGACCTCTGGCGGTTCTGTGATCACTTTGCATTTCCTCTGTTCTGAAACGGGGAAATGTTAGGACTTGTTAAAATTAACATTTGGTAAGTGGAGCACGGTGGGGCGGGAGGGAtggaggtgggcgggggagggggggggaactGCTGAATGGTGAGCGGAGTTTCGACAGACCACAGAGAAATTGAAGCAGAGACGTTGACTACGCACAGGTCCTGGAGGAAATACACATCACGGTCTCGAGGGGCCACCCAAGGAGGTCAAGGCAGAGTGCAGACAGGCAGGACCTGGTCACCTGCCTTTGTTAGGGTCCGTGGGTGGCGTGCTTTGGGGGTCCTGGGCTAGGGCCGGATCGGTCTACTCAGACCAGAAGAGCGGGGAGAAGCCGCGTGGGCGCTGGTCACGAGGGCGGCCGTGACGTCCTGGGAGCTGCCACTTGTCATCACTCTGGCTGCTCCTGTCCTCCCCGGGGCCTGCGCTCCCCTGAGGACCCGTGCAGGGGAAGGTCTCTGCAGGCTGCTGGGCGGGACAGAGTGGCCACGAGGCCGCAGTCCCGCGGGGGGTGGAAACACATCAGTGAGGCTGTGATGCCAGAAAGCTCACAAAGGGCTGGGGTCTGACCCAGAGGAGGGGCCTGTTCTGGGTTTTCTTCAATTCTGTATTTGTCTCTTCGGCAATCCGTTCTTCACGGGACCAATTATATtaactgtattttcttattttttgtaccCTTGACGCTCTGGCCTTTGGGGCCCTATAGGCCCCGGGAGAGACTGCCCTTCCAAGGCTAACCAGTTCTTGGAACAGCAGAGAGAGCATGTCTCTTACCTGCAAACCGGCCGGTCCCCAACCACTTCTCGTCTGACTCTCACTCAGGCTCCCAGCAAGCCCCGGGCCTGGACCTTTCCTCCCCGCTGTCCAATCCTACCCTTTGCAGGGCTGACTCTTCCCAGCACCCCTTCCCCAAGGTTACACTCCGGCCCCGCCCCAAGCTGGACCAGGCGAGCCTCATCCGGGTCATTAGTGGCCTGGGCACTTTTCCTGGGGAGCACCTGCTAACCGCTGCAGTGTAAGCAGTAGATTCTGCAGTCGCTTGCTTGAGGCTCGTCTGGAGACCAGAAGCCCCGTGAGGGCAGGGCCCTGGCCGAGCCTCTGCTGGGCATGGTAAACTGTTGTTGCTGAGCGGGGCTCGGGGCTGAGAAGGCTTTGGGTTTCTCAGCAGCGAGGCGGGCCTGGTAAAAATAAGCGGTGACAATCCTCTGGGGTTCTCGGCTCCtgtcctcaccccccccccccgccccctgctctcCAAGGccgccctccttccccaccccctcggCCCACCCAGTCGCCTGCAAAAATGTCAGTTCATGCCAAGCACGTCTTTAAGCTTTTATTGAACACAGGTGGGCACTCGGCACTTAAAGCTGACCAGGTGTCAGTGCTTTAAGTAGCGTTTATTGCCATTTCCCTAATCACAGAAGGAACCCATGCTTGttgcagaaaacacacacacacacacacacacacacacacacacacacacacacacaaaactagaATCACCCATCACCCCTCACGCAGGGAAAGCAGCGGTTTTGTATCCCCATGTCGGCTCTCTGGCCTCATGCGGCTATGGCTACACGGTAGGATGATAAAGATTTGGCTCCGAATCTTAAATAACAACAGTAAAGCCTCACATCAGCCCTATGACGTGGGTACCGTTATGCTCCCATTTTCCTAATGGGGAAGTTGAGAAGCAGAGAGATCCCACGGCTTGCCCACGGCTTCCAGTCCAGATAGCCGAGCTGGTAGGCGTAGCAAGTCAACCCGACCCCTATGCACACTCGCGCACCTTCCAAACGCCGAGAAGCGCATACCCTCTCTCTTCCAAGACAAGAAAGGGAAATGTGATAGACCAGGCCCCTGAATGAAGAAGGTCCTCGTAGCCAGCGGTTGAAACCGAGTTGCCCACGAAGGGGTCAGGACCAGATGGTGCCTCGGAGGTGGGAGTCAAAGCCACAGCCCCCCAAACAGCCGCTGGGTTCCGGAAATGGCCCTGTGCCTACTGCTGGAGCCTGAAGGCACCGCCCCTTAGTGAACCTAAGTAAACCACTATACCGATGGCTCTGGGTAGAAAGAGTCCTCCCTAAGAAGGTGGAACCCTTGGCGAGCTCTatgcccgatgcgaggcttgaactcacaaaccgaaaattcgtgacctgagttgaaatcaagagtccgacgctcaactgactgagtcacccaggtgcccctatttttttattttttaaagtaatctctgcatccggtgtgggactcgaacccgcAACCCCGAGGTCCAGCTCCACACTCTCCATggcctgagccagccaagcacccctgagGATTTCTCTGGGTGTGATGGAGTTTATGTGTTCTTGGGAGGGAAACCACAGATGAGGGGCCATCACACCGGGACATATGACATCCTCAGGTGTCACtagtgatgttaaccttgatcacctggctaaGGGGGTGTCTAGCAGGGTTTCCACTGAAAACTTACTCTTCCTCCCCTCGTACTTTGAAAGTATTCTGAAGGAGGTACTTTGAGACCATCCAAATACTGTTTCTGCTGAAACGACTTTCACCTTAACTAGGCCTAGCGCGTTCGTGGGTCTTTCCCGTGGCAATTATTACTGCgatgttctttgttttctaaatctttgtaatgtttctttatttttgagagggagagagacagagcgtgagcgagggaggggcagagagagagagagggagacagaatccaaagtgggctccaggctccgagctgtcagcccagagcccggcgcggggctcgaactcacaaactgcgagatgatgccctgagccgaagtgggacgctcaaccgactgagccacccaggtgcccctatgactGCGATATTCTAATGGTGATTCTCTATTTCCCACATTCCTTCTGCTATTAGGTTCTGCCGTGCAAAGAGAATTGCCTCTTCTCTCCCATTTAcgtattcattcagtcatttataCCAGCATGGGCTTATGGGTATTTTATTCTCGGGTCATATGACAATGGGGTCGTTATTTTGTTACTCAGGCTATTCCACTTTTGGCCACAGACACCAGTTTTATGTTTgctcctgtgcccctccccctttttaaagCACATCGTTACCCTCTTGTGTTACAACACACTCCGGACTCATCTTACGGTTTTCCCTGCCCCCCTGACCTGGGATCCACCCCTTCTTTGCAAAGGGTCCTCGGTTCTTTTATGGGAGGATAGTATTTGGAAACCGAGATCTGGGTGCCGAGTATAGTAAGGACAGCTTTGTGAACACACTACTCTTTAAATGCAGCGTAAGGTCTGCTTTCTCCATACACAGACCCACatcttccctcccccctgcccatcCTTTGTGCTGTTACTTTCGAGGtcgtacattttttttttttttttttttttacaatttacttTCAAACGTGCCAAAGAcaggggcgcctagctggctccATGGGTACAGCACATAAGGCTTGAtgtcggggttgtgagttcaagcctcatagTGGGCATAGAGCTcactaaaagaagaagaaaagtgctGGCAACATTTGGtacgttgctttttttttttttttttttttgccttagttACCTTTCAGCACCATTAAGACTAAGGAAATTTTTTGTCGTACTCTGCAGTCTTCCGCTTCGACATGTCTTTGTGTAGATCCGTGTTTCAGTCTGATGTTATAGTGCTTCTCCCGGAATCAATTTCTGAtgtcaacctttttttttttttttttaaagtttatttatttatttagcgtGCAAgtcggtgggggggggaagccgagagagagcatcccaagcaggctccgtgccgtcagcacagagccgggcttggggctcaatcccacaacccggagatcatgacctgagcagaaatcaagagtcggatgcttaaacaacggagccacccaggcgcccctgtgatgtCAGCTTTCCTCaaggacatttttgttttgtttaatgagtGTTCTTTTGATAGCGTCTTGTTCTTATTTCGTGATTGTCTTCTCTAATCTGAGGATACCGAAGagaggttgttgtttttttttttttttacgtttatttattattgagagagagacacagatcatgagcaggggaggggcagagaaagagagggagacacagaatccgaagcaggctccaggctccaagctgtcagcacagagcctgatgcggggcttgaactcacaaaccgtgagatcatgacctgagccgaagtcgggtgctgaaccgacggagccacccagaagcccccccAAAgagagttttttaaagttttcttctctcCACACCATCTCTGTTTACTCAGTTTcttccatttatctgtgtctgTCTCAGGTGAACCTGCTTCTCTCAGTGAGTGGCCCTCCTCTCTCGGATGATATCTAAGGGCGGGGGACTAGCGAGATGGTTGGAAattctgtgtgtgttgggggggggggggtaatacTTCGCTGAGTATGTTCATGGAGGAACCCTggtatttgtgtatcttttctcTTGCTCGGGTCATATTCCCAGGAGAGGATTCTAGTCTTCTGCCAGGAGGGTGAAGGCCCATCCACTGGCTTTCTCTGAGCCAGCAATAACCACAGCGAACAACGTCCAGAACTTAGATCAACAAACCATCTTCCCCCCAGCGGGAGCATTTTGTCGCTGGCGTCGTTTAGAATTCCTGTCACTACTCATCAAAAGCAGAACAAGTTCCAGTCATTCTGTCTTTAAATCTTCTTccaaagggggggcacctgggtggctcagtcggttaggtatctgacttcgggttaggtcatgatctcaccgttggtggcTGGagtccagcatcgggctctgggctgacagctccgggcctggagcctgcttcaggttctgtctccctctctctcaaaaaaatagtaagaagaaagaatttaaaaaaaaaaatctcctaaaaacGACGCACCCCTTGTTGCCGGCACCCACCAAGGTTTCCCGTCCTTTCCACATGTGGGTGAAAAACTCAGGCCGCACCCACCcgggccacccccaccccccgggccaccccccctcccccccaccgcagCGCACGGTCCCCAGGGCTGCCGGCCTCGGGGGCGCCTTTCTCCTCCTCGGTCCCCGGGGACCTTCCCGTCGCCCTGGGAAGCGCAGCTAGTAACTGAAAAAGCCGTCTGGCTTTGCCGGGCAGCCCGGCTTCGGGTTCCCCGGGCTGGCAAGCTTCGGGGCTAGAAGTCGCGCACACGTTGAAAACTCAGGGGAGTCCACGTGAAAACTCTCCATTTCGGGCATTTCTTGCTGGGAAAGATGACAAGGCAGGTCGGGCAGCCGCGATTCCCCGGCGCTCGTGGGCCCTGCGGTCCCGCCGGTCTCCTGcacttgggggcgggggggagggcacTCGCGGGgaccccggcccctccccgctgccgccccccacccccgctcggCGCGCGGGGCCACCTGCGGACGCAGCCGCCGGCCATCAGGGCGGTCAATCATTAACCAGCCGCGCGGCCGCCAGCAGGAAACCCGAGCCCGCGGCGCCAGGCGAGCCCGGCCCGACGGCGGCGGGAGGCGGGGCGCGGGCAGCCGGCCGGGCGCGCCATGGACGCAGGTGAGGGCTCCCGGGGTCCCGGCGccgcggcggggggcggggcgggcccgCGTCCCCGACCCGGCCCTGGGatccccccgcccaccccggcCCAGAACCGGGGAGACCCGGAGGCCGCCGTGGAAAGTTCTGGCAACTCAGGCGGTGCCCCCTTGCAGCCCCGTGGGCGCCCCTGCGGGAGGGCGGGCAGCAGGTGCCCCGAGTGGGGCGATTGGGGGGGGTGGCATTTTCCACTCTCCTCGCCgcgcccctccttcccctggTGAGCGCGCACCCCTCGGGCCAGGCCGAAGTCCttagagggagggcagggggccctGGGCGGGGAGGGACACGCGGAGGGAAGAGACCCCACGGAGGCGGGCGCCACGGGACGGGGTGCGGGGCGGAGCAGAGACGGGCGGACAAGGACGGGGCCGGGGGAAGCTCGTTCCGG includes these proteins:
- the UCK1 gene encoding uridine-cytidine kinase 1 isoform X2 — protein: MASAGGGDCEGAAPEADRPHQRPFLIGVSGGTASGKSTVCEKIMELLGQNEVDHRQRKLVILSQDRFYKVLTAEQKAKALKGQYNFDHPDAFDNDLMHRTLKNIVEGKTVEVPTYDFVTHSRLPETTVVYPADVVLFEGILVFYSQEVRDMFHLRLFVDTDSDVRLSRRVLRDVHRGRDLEQILTQYTTFVKPAFEEFCLPAPLVSHSLLCWPLSERETPRRQGRVGSRPKRTQTWHTVGAPSPCPCRVFLQAARGWLSRSGWPAGRPSPLHGHLSCPPPSVLTR
- the UCK1 gene encoding uridine-cytidine kinase 1 isoform X1, whose amino-acid sequence is MASAGGGDCEGAAPEADRPHQRPFLIGVSGGTASGKSTVCEKIMELLGQNEVDHRQRKLVILSQDRFYKVLTAEQKAKALKGQYNFDHPDAFDNDLMHRTLKNIVEGKTVEVPTYDFVTHSRLPETTVVYPADVVLFEGILVFYSQEVRDMFHLRLFVDTDSDVRLSRRVLRDVHRGRDLEQILTQYTTFVKPAFEEFCLPPHTESSLGGRVPPPPPGARPFSALHGVPSLLPLAVPSSAPHQGANLVEPAWPPVLTSSTKKYADVIIPRGVDNMVAINLIVQHIQDILSGDICKWHRGSNGRSYKRTFPEPGDHPAVLTSGKRSHLESSSRPH
- the UCK1 gene encoding uridine-cytidine kinase 1 isoform X3, which produces MASAGGGDCEGAAPEADRPHQRPFLIGVSGGTASGKSTVCEKIMELLGQNEVDHRQRKLVILSQDRFYKVLTAEQKAKALKGQYNFDHPDAFDNDLMHRTLKNIVEGKTVEVPTYDFVTHSRLPETTVVYPADVVLFEGILVFYSQEVRDMFHLRLFVDTDSDVRLSRRVLRDVHRGRDLEQILTQYTTFVKPAFEEFCLPTKKYADVIIPRGVDNMVAINLIVQHIQDILSGDICKWHRGSNGRSYKRTFPEPGDHPAVLTSGKRSHLESSSRPH